The following coding sequences are from one Paenarthrobacter ureafaciens window:
- a CDS encoding pyruvate carboxylase yields MFSKILVANRGEIAIRAFRAGYELGAKTVAVFPYEDRNSIHRQKADEAYLIGEVGHPVRAYLDVDEVIRVAKEAGADAIYPGYGFLSENPDLARAAKAAGITFVGPPAEVLELAGNKVAALEAARKAGVPVLKSSKPSKDLDELIAAADEIGFPIFAKAVAGGGGRGMRRVETREALPEALQSAMREADAAFGDPTMFLEQAVLRPRHIEVQILADAEGNVMHLFERDCSLQRRHQKVVEIAPAPNLDDNIRQALYRDAVAFAKALNYVNAGTVEFLVDTEGARAGQHVFIEMNPRIQVEHTVTEEITDVDLVQSQMRIASGETLADLGLSQDTVSIKGAALQCRITTEDPANGFRPDVGKITGYRSAGGAGVRLDGGTVYSGAEISPHFDSMLVKLTCRGRDYPTAVARARRGLAEFRIRGVSTNIPFLQAVLADPDFNAGNVATDFIDKRPELLKSHIPSDRGTKLLTWLADVTVNKPNGDLKVQSDPASKLPVIDGPVPTSGSRQRLLELGPEGFAKALREQEALAVTDTTFRDAHQSLLATRVRTRDLVAAGPAVTALLPELLSVEAWGGATYDVALRFLGEDPWDRLAALRQALPNTCIQMLLRGRNTVGYTPYPEEVTEAFVNEAAATGIDIFRIFDALNDVNQMAPAIRAVRATGTAVAEVALCYTGNLLDPEEDLYTLDYYLDLAQKIVDAGAHILAIKDMAGLLRPAAAAKLVSALRERFDLPVHLHTHDTAGGQLATLLAAVEAGVDAVDVAAASLAGTTSQPAASALVAALANTPRDTGLSLENVGALEPYWEAVRRVYAPFESGLPGPTGRVYKHEIPGGQLSNLRQQAIALGLGEQFEAIEDMYTAADRILGRLVKVTPSSKVVGDLALHLVGLNADPADFNENPQNYDIPDSVIGFLSGELGDPPGGWPEPFRTKALQGRSVKVRDVEISAEDSAALKADSKTRQQTLNRLLFAGPTKDYLKSLETYGNVSVLDTRDYLYGLQRGQEHVIELEKGVRLIAQLEAVSDPDEKGMRTVMCTLNGQSRPVVVRDRSVVSNVKAAEKADPAQPGQVAAPFAGAVTVTVKEGDEVKAGDTVATIEAMKMEASITTPVAGKVSRLAISSVEQVQGGDLLLVVG; encoded by the coding sequence ATGTTTTCGAAAATTCTGGTGGCCAATCGCGGCGAGATCGCGATCAGGGCTTTTCGCGCTGGTTATGAACTGGGCGCCAAGACCGTGGCTGTCTTTCCGTACGAGGATCGCAACTCGATCCATCGGCAGAAAGCGGACGAAGCGTACCTGATTGGCGAGGTGGGCCATCCCGTCCGCGCCTACCTCGACGTAGACGAAGTCATCCGCGTCGCCAAAGAAGCCGGCGCTGATGCTATTTACCCGGGCTACGGGTTCCTGTCCGAGAATCCGGACCTCGCCCGCGCCGCAAAGGCTGCCGGCATCACGTTCGTGGGCCCCCCGGCTGAAGTGCTGGAACTTGCCGGAAACAAGGTTGCCGCCTTGGAAGCCGCCCGCAAAGCAGGTGTTCCCGTCCTCAAGTCCAGCAAGCCGTCCAAGGACCTGGATGAGCTGATTGCCGCAGCGGACGAGATCGGTTTCCCCATTTTCGCCAAGGCGGTGGCCGGTGGCGGTGGTCGCGGCATGCGCCGTGTGGAAACCCGCGAAGCGCTCCCGGAAGCATTGCAGTCCGCGATGCGCGAAGCCGACGCCGCGTTCGGTGATCCCACGATGTTCCTTGAGCAGGCCGTGCTGCGCCCCCGCCACATCGAGGTCCAAATCCTGGCCGACGCCGAGGGCAACGTCATGCACCTCTTCGAGCGTGACTGTTCGCTTCAGCGCCGCCACCAGAAGGTGGTGGAAATCGCCCCGGCGCCGAACCTGGACGACAACATCCGCCAGGCCCTGTACCGCGACGCCGTCGCGTTCGCGAAAGCCTTGAACTACGTCAACGCCGGAACGGTCGAGTTCCTGGTTGACACCGAAGGTGCCCGCGCAGGCCAGCACGTCTTCATCGAAATGAACCCCCGCATCCAGGTGGAGCACACCGTCACCGAGGAAATCACCGACGTGGACCTGGTGCAGTCGCAGATGCGTATTGCCTCGGGGGAGACGCTGGCCGATCTCGGACTGAGCCAGGACACCGTGTCCATCAAGGGTGCTGCGCTCCAGTGCCGTATCACCACCGAGGACCCTGCCAACGGTTTCCGCCCGGACGTCGGAAAGATCACGGGCTACCGCTCAGCCGGCGGTGCCGGCGTTCGGCTCGACGGCGGGACGGTTTACTCGGGCGCGGAAATCAGCCCGCACTTCGACTCGATGCTGGTGAAGCTGACCTGCCGCGGACGCGATTATCCCACTGCCGTTGCCCGTGCCCGCCGTGGCCTGGCCGAGTTCCGCATCCGTGGCGTATCCACCAACATTCCGTTCCTCCAGGCAGTGCTGGCAGATCCGGACTTCAACGCCGGGAACGTTGCTACTGACTTCATCGACAAGCGCCCTGAATTGCTGAAGTCGCACATCCCTTCGGACCGCGGCACCAAGCTGCTCACCTGGCTTGCCGATGTCACGGTCAACAAGCCCAACGGCGACCTGAAAGTCCAGTCGGACCCCGCCAGCAAGCTGCCGGTCATCGATGGTCCTGTGCCGACGTCGGGCTCCCGCCAGCGGCTGCTTGAACTAGGTCCGGAGGGCTTCGCGAAGGCGCTGCGCGAGCAGGAAGCCCTGGCGGTTACGGACACCACGTTCCGTGATGCACACCAGTCGCTGTTGGCCACCCGAGTCCGTACCCGCGACCTCGTGGCCGCCGGGCCGGCGGTGACGGCATTGCTGCCCGAGCTTCTGTCCGTGGAGGCCTGGGGCGGTGCAACGTACGACGTCGCGCTCCGCTTCCTTGGTGAGGACCCCTGGGACCGCTTGGCTGCTTTGCGGCAGGCGCTGCCCAACACGTGTATCCAGATGTTGCTCCGTGGACGCAACACGGTGGGCTACACGCCGTACCCCGAGGAGGTCACGGAGGCATTCGTCAACGAAGCCGCCGCGACCGGCATCGACATCTTCCGGATCTTCGATGCCCTGAACGACGTGAACCAGATGGCTCCGGCCATCCGCGCAGTCCGGGCAACAGGAACGGCAGTGGCCGAAGTGGCACTTTGCTACACCGGCAACCTCCTGGATCCGGAAGAGGACCTGTACACCCTGGACTACTACCTGGACCTGGCCCAGAAGATCGTCGACGCCGGCGCCCACATCCTGGCCATCAAGGACATGGCGGGACTCCTGCGTCCGGCCGCCGCCGCCAAGCTGGTTTCGGCCCTGCGCGAGCGCTTCGACCTCCCGGTCCACCTGCACACGCACGACACCGCAGGCGGACAGCTCGCCACCCTGCTCGCCGCCGTCGAGGCCGGAGTTGACGCGGTGGACGTCGCCGCGGCGTCCCTGGCCGGCACCACCAGCCAGCCGGCTGCGTCGGCGTTGGTTGCCGCTTTGGCCAACACCCCTCGGGATACGGGCCTCAGCCTGGAAAACGTCGGCGCCCTGGAGCCCTACTGGGAAGCAGTGCGCCGCGTCTACGCACCGTTCGAGTCGGGCCTTCCGGGTCCCACAGGCCGGGTCTACAAGCACGAGATCCCGGGCGGCCAGCTGTCCAACCTTCGGCAGCAGGCCATTGCCCTGGGGCTCGGTGAACAGTTCGAAGCCATTGAGGACATGTACACCGCCGCCGACCGGATCCTCGGGCGCCTGGTCAAGGTGACCCCGTCATCGAAGGTCGTCGGTGACCTCGCCCTCCACTTGGTGGGCCTGAACGCCGATCCTGCGGACTTCAACGAGAACCCGCAGAACTACGACATCCCGGATTCCGTGATCGGTTTCCTGTCCGGCGAGCTTGGAGATCCTCCCGGAGGCTGGCCTGAGCCGTTCCGCACCAAGGCCCTCCAGGGCAGGAGCGTCAAGGTACGCGATGTAGAGATCAGCGCCGAAGACAGTGCCGCCCTCAAGGCCGACTCGAAGACGCGCCAGCAGACGCTGAACCGCCTGCTTTTCGCCGGGCCCACCAAGGACTACCTCAAGAGCCTTGAAACCTATGGCAATGTCTCCGTCCTTGACACCCGCGACTACCTGTATGGCCTGCAGCGCGGCCAGGAGCACGTCATCGAGTTGGAAAAGGGTGTCCGCCTGATCGCCCAGCTCGAAGCCGTCTCCGACCCGGACGAGAAGGGCATGCGGACGGTGATGTGCACACTCAACGGCCAATCGCGTCCCGTGGTTGTCCGCGACCGTTCCGTCGTCAGCAACGTCAAGGCTGCAGAGAAGGCCGACCCCGCCCAGCCGGGCCAGGTTGCCGCACCGTTCGCGGGGGCCGTCACGGTCACGGTGAAGGAGGGCGACGAGGTCAAGGCCGGCGATACGGTGGCCACGATCGAGGCAATGAAGATGGAAGCGTCCATCACGACGCCGGTGGCCGGCAAGGTCTCTCGCCTGGCCATCTCCTCGGTCGAGCAGGTCCAGGGCGGGGACTTGCTCCTCGTAGTGGGCTAG
- a CDS encoding AMP-dependent synthetase/ligase — MREFSVPPLINVSPETNITDLVIREAAKASNPALFAKLDGAGQWQDIRATEFLADVKVLAKGLIASGVGPGDRVGIMSRTRYEWSLVDFAIWFAGAVSVPIYETSSPSQVAWNLGDSAAVAAFGESAHHENVIRQAVAAEDISSVAHVWQLDGAGLDVLRAAGSGVSDEQLEARRSAAGLNDLATIIYTSGTTGRPKGCELTHGNFVELSENARLAIPEVVKESAKTIMFLPLAHVFARFISVLAVAGGVKVAHTPDIKNLLADLQSFQPTFILAVPRVFEKVYNSALTKAEDGGKGAIFHRAADTAIAYSKARESGSVGLGLKLKHALFDKLVYGKLRAAMGGQVSHAVSGGGPLGVRLGHFFQGIGLQILEGYGLTETTAPISVNRPSRIKIGTVGAPLPGNSVKIADDGEILAKGVCVMRGYHGREDLTAETFDDGWFRTGDIGQLDGDGFLKITGRKKEIIVTAGGKNVVPALLEDQIRADALVSQVLVVGDNRPFIGALVTLDEEALPGWLERHGLPSTTSLAEAANHAVVKAAVQELISKANQSVSQAEAIKAFRIVASDFTEASGHLTPSLKVKRAQVMKDFDAVIEEMYSAPRAG, encoded by the coding sequence GTGCGCGAATTTAGTGTTCCTCCCCTTATTAATGTTTCCCCTGAAACCAACATCACGGACCTTGTTATCCGGGAGGCCGCAAAGGCGTCCAATCCAGCGCTTTTCGCCAAGCTGGACGGTGCAGGTCAGTGGCAGGACATCCGCGCAACGGAGTTCCTGGCCGACGTGAAGGTCCTCGCCAAAGGTCTCATCGCCAGCGGCGTGGGACCCGGAGACCGCGTTGGCATCATGTCCCGCACCCGCTACGAGTGGTCGCTGGTGGATTTCGCGATCTGGTTTGCCGGAGCCGTTTCGGTGCCGATCTACGAAACATCGTCTCCTTCGCAGGTGGCATGGAATCTTGGCGACTCCGCGGCCGTGGCGGCCTTCGGTGAAAGCGCCCACCATGAGAACGTCATCCGCCAGGCCGTAGCTGCGGAAGACATCAGTTCCGTGGCACACGTCTGGCAATTGGACGGAGCAGGACTCGACGTCCTGCGTGCTGCCGGTTCGGGGGTCTCCGACGAGCAACTGGAAGCCCGCCGTTCGGCAGCCGGCCTCAATGACCTGGCCACGATCATCTACACGTCCGGTACCACCGGCCGCCCCAAGGGGTGTGAACTGACCCACGGCAACTTCGTCGAGTTGTCCGAGAACGCCAGGCTTGCCATCCCGGAAGTGGTCAAGGAATCGGCCAAGACCATCATGTTCCTCCCCCTCGCCCACGTGTTCGCCCGGTTCATCTCCGTGCTTGCCGTGGCCGGCGGAGTCAAAGTGGCGCACACGCCGGACATCAAGAACCTGTTGGCCGACCTGCAAAGCTTCCAGCCAACGTTCATCCTCGCCGTTCCCAGGGTGTTCGAAAAGGTCTACAACTCCGCACTGACCAAAGCCGAAGACGGCGGCAAGGGCGCCATCTTCCACCGCGCTGCGGACACCGCGATTGCCTACTCGAAGGCCCGGGAATCCGGATCCGTGGGGCTGGGCCTCAAGCTCAAGCATGCCTTGTTCGACAAACTGGTCTACGGCAAGCTGCGGGCCGCCATGGGCGGCCAGGTGTCCCATGCCGTCTCCGGCGGAGGGCCGCTCGGAGTGCGCCTGGGCCACTTCTTCCAAGGGATCGGCCTGCAGATCCTGGAAGGATACGGCCTGACGGAGACCACTGCACCCATCTCCGTCAACCGCCCGTCCCGGATCAAGATCGGTACGGTGGGCGCTCCCCTGCCGGGCAACTCGGTGAAGATCGCCGACGACGGCGAGATTCTCGCCAAGGGAGTGTGCGTGATGCGCGGCTACCACGGGCGCGAGGACCTCACCGCCGAAACGTTCGACGACGGGTGGTTCCGTACCGGCGACATCGGACAGTTGGATGGCGACGGCTTCCTCAAGATCACCGGCCGCAAAAAGGAAATCATTGTCACTGCCGGCGGCAAGAACGTGGTGCCGGCATTGCTCGAAGACCAGATTCGGGCGGATGCGCTCGTCTCCCAGGTGCTGGTGGTCGGCGACAACCGCCCCTTCATCGGCGCACTGGTGACCCTGGACGAGGAAGCCCTGCCCGGATGGCTGGAGCGCCACGGCCTGCCCTCGACGACGTCACTGGCCGAAGCCGCCAACCACGCCGTGGTGAAAGCTGCCGTTCAGGAGCTCATCAGCAAGGCCAACCAGTCCGTGTCCCAGGCCGAGGCCATCAAGGCTTTCCGGATCGTCGCCTCCGACTTCACTGAAGCGTCCGGCCACCTCACCCCTTCCCTCAAGGTCAAGAGGGCCCAGGTCATGAAGGATTTCGACGCCGTGATTGAAGAGATGTACTCCGCTCCCCGCGCAGGCTGA
- a CDS encoding ROK family protein — MPQHRSSSRPGLRPSFGSRKDVPWAPRRNHLGRRGLAIGIDIGGTKVAAGVVDADGRVLAEARRSTPGADPRAVERTIVELVDELSAGHRISSVGIGAAGWMDLDGGTVLFSPHLAWRNEPLRDSLQNLLRRPVLLTNDADAAAWAEWRFGAGQGESRLVCITLGTGIGGAMVMDGRVERGRYGVAGEFGHQIIFPGGHRCECGNRGCWEQYASGNALGREARQLVKTNSPEGRALLEKAGGDADSITGATITALALAGDATSRELIADQGEWLGLGLANLAAALDPGMFVIGGGLCDAGDLLADPARAAFAKNLTGRGFRPMARIELAALGPRAGMIGAADLSRVSGRAYS; from the coding sequence ATGCCCCAACACCGGTCCAGTTCGCGCCCCGGGCTCCGGCCCTCCTTCGGATCCCGCAAAGATGTTCCCTGGGCACCCCGGCGGAACCATCTTGGCCGCAGGGGACTTGCCATCGGCATCGACATCGGCGGAACAAAAGTGGCAGCGGGCGTCGTGGACGCCGACGGCCGCGTCCTGGCCGAAGCCCGCCGGTCAACTCCGGGAGCGGACCCGCGCGCGGTGGAGCGAACCATCGTGGAACTCGTTGATGAGTTGAGCGCCGGGCATCGCATCTCTTCTGTCGGAATCGGGGCAGCCGGTTGGATGGACCTCGACGGCGGCACGGTGCTGTTCAGTCCCCATCTGGCCTGGCGCAACGAGCCACTGAGGGACAGCCTGCAGAACCTGCTGCGGCGCCCGGTGCTGCTGACGAACGACGCCGATGCCGCCGCCTGGGCGGAGTGGCGCTTCGGTGCGGGGCAGGGGGAGAGCCGGCTGGTCTGCATCACCCTGGGTACCGGAATCGGGGGCGCCATGGTGATGGACGGCCGCGTAGAGCGCGGCCGCTATGGCGTCGCCGGCGAATTCGGCCACCAGATCATTTTCCCCGGCGGACACCGCTGTGAATGCGGCAACCGTGGCTGCTGGGAACAGTACGCCTCAGGCAATGCCCTGGGACGCGAGGCACGACAACTGGTGAAGACGAATTCCCCGGAAGGCCGCGCCCTCCTGGAGAAAGCCGGTGGTGACGCGGACAGCATCACCGGGGCAACCATCACGGCGCTGGCGCTGGCCGGCGATGCCACGTCCAGGGAACTCATCGCAGATCAGGGCGAGTGGCTGGGGCTGGGTTTGGCCAACCTCGCTGCCGCGCTGGATCCCGGCATGTTCGTCATCGGCGGCGGGTTGTGCGACGCCGGCGACCTCCTCGCCGATCCAGCCAGGGCGGCTTTTGCCAAAAACCTGACGGGCAGGGGCTTCAGGCCCATGGCCCGGATCGAGCTCGCGGCGCTTGGTCCGCGGGCGGGAATGATCGGCGCAGCGGATCTCTCCCGCGTCAGCGGACGGGCCTACAGCTAA
- a CDS encoding alpha/beta hydrolase, which yields MKVLPDFSPFRSAFSGTGPRVGVVMSHGFTGSPHSVRPWAEHLAAAGFAVNLPLLPGHGTTWQDMATRSWREWHRAVDDAYLEMASECDYVFAAGLSMGGTLALRIAATRPVAGTIVVNPGMVLDDPRAAVVAALKYVVKSTPAIANDILKPDQDEGAYARTPVAAAHQLKKMYKDTAGILPRITAPVRVFRSTVDKVVSNASLQFLQSRVQAPVEISYLDNSYHVATLDNDAPAIFAGTVDFMNKRLGDLASGDRSLDRDKANDQA from the coding sequence ATGAAAGTGCTTCCCGATTTCTCGCCCTTCCGCAGCGCCTTCTCCGGTACCGGCCCAAGGGTGGGCGTCGTCATGTCCCACGGGTTCACGGGTTCCCCGCACAGCGTCCGGCCTTGGGCCGAGCACCTGGCGGCGGCCGGTTTTGCGGTTAACCTTCCGTTGCTGCCCGGCCACGGAACCACATGGCAGGACATGGCCACGCGGTCGTGGCGGGAATGGCACAGGGCGGTGGACGATGCTTACCTGGAAATGGCGTCCGAATGCGATTACGTCTTCGCCGCCGGCTTGTCTATGGGCGGCACGCTGGCCTTGCGCATAGCTGCCACCCGGCCCGTGGCAGGGACCATCGTGGTCAATCCGGGAATGGTGCTCGATGACCCGCGGGCCGCAGTCGTTGCGGCCCTGAAGTACGTGGTCAAAAGCACTCCGGCGATTGCCAACGATATCCTCAAGCCGGACCAGGACGAGGGCGCCTACGCCCGGACCCCCGTAGCCGCGGCCCACCAGTTGAAGAAGATGTACAAAGACACTGCGGGAATCCTCCCCCGCATAACGGCTCCTGTCAGGGTGTTCCGGTCCACGGTGGACAAGGTCGTCTCGAATGCCAGCCTGCAGTTCCTGCAGTCGCGGGTCCAGGCTCCCGTTGAAATCAGCTACCTCGACAACAGCTACCACGTGGCCACGCTGGACAACGACGCCCCGGCCATCTTTGCCGGCACGGTGGACTTCATGAACAAACGGCTTGGCGACCTCGCGTCCGGGGACCGCTCGCTGGATAGGGACAAAGCCAATGACCAGGCCTGA
- a CDS encoding alpha/beta hydrolase gives MTERNQPGAPLAFHHPGHGENASTGVAICHGFTGSPLSILPWAEYLARQGFAVSVPLLPGHGTNWRDLATTTWQDWYRTFESSYLDLEAKTDACFVAGLSMGGAVALRAASRHPVPGVVLVNPGLSFYDRRVRYIGALKYVMRTTTPIEEEAPTAAVTEDGDYSKTPLASVHELKKLFGQATRALPHVKAPALVFKSAVDGVIPPSSLKAITKHMDREQLKVVPLPRSGHVATLDVDAPTIFEESARFLRQHAKDRVASETS, from the coding sequence ATGACGGAACGCAACCAACCCGGCGCCCCGCTCGCTTTCCATCACCCGGGGCACGGTGAAAATGCTTCGACGGGCGTAGCCATCTGCCATGGATTCACCGGCAGCCCCCTCAGCATCCTGCCTTGGGCCGAATACCTCGCCCGGCAGGGTTTCGCCGTCTCAGTCCCCCTCCTTCCCGGGCATGGAACAAACTGGCGTGACCTGGCCACCACCACATGGCAGGACTGGTACCGGACGTTCGAATCCAGCTACCTCGACCTCGAGGCAAAGACGGATGCTTGCTTCGTGGCCGGCCTGTCCATGGGTGGAGCCGTGGCACTGCGGGCAGCTTCCAGGCACCCGGTGCCGGGCGTGGTCCTGGTCAACCCCGGCCTTAGCTTCTACGATCGCAGGGTCCGCTACATAGGTGCCCTCAAATACGTCATGCGCACCACCACGCCCATCGAAGAGGAAGCGCCAACGGCCGCAGTCACTGAGGACGGCGATTACTCGAAGACGCCGTTGGCGTCCGTCCACGAACTCAAGAAGCTTTTCGGCCAGGCCACACGCGCCCTCCCCCATGTCAAGGCGCCGGCTTTGGTCTTCAAGTCCGCCGTGGACGGTGTCATTCCGCCAAGCTCCCTCAAAGCCATCACCAAGCACATGGATCGGGAACAGCTGAAGGTGGTCCCGCTGCCAAGAAGCGGACATGTGGCCACCCTGGACGTCGATGCACCGACCATCTTCGAAGAATCAGCACGGTTTTTGCGTCAACATGCCAAGGACAGAGTAGCCTCGGAGACATCATGA
- a CDS encoding lysophospholipid acyltransferase family protein: MFYWVMKRIFLGPVLKLLFRPWVKGLDNVPDTGAAILASNHLSFSDSIFLPLMVHRPVIFLAKSEYFTGKGIKGRLTALFFRLSNQLPMDRSGGAASEMSLQAGKDVLNSGGLLGIYPEGTRSPDARLYRGKVGVARLALQSRVPVIPVAMIGTEKVQPIGKRLPNIRRIGIIFGQPLDFSRYYGMEDDRVIQRAVTDQIMYELMRLSGQEYVDEYAAVVKARLAGKGPEPVHKVEAAEESPSDIAEDRDEPVAEPGDDTAGGSGKL; encoded by the coding sequence GTGTTCTATTGGGTCATGAAGAGGATCTTCCTGGGTCCCGTCCTGAAACTGTTGTTCAGGCCGTGGGTCAAGGGTTTGGACAATGTCCCCGACACGGGTGCCGCGATCCTCGCCTCCAACCACTTGTCCTTTTCGGACTCCATTTTCCTCCCGTTGATGGTTCACCGTCCCGTGATCTTCCTGGCCAAGTCGGAGTACTTCACGGGCAAGGGAATCAAGGGCCGGCTGACGGCGCTGTTCTTCAGGCTCAGCAACCAGCTGCCCATGGACCGCTCCGGGGGCGCTGCCTCCGAGATGTCCCTGCAAGCCGGAAAGGACGTACTCAACTCCGGGGGCCTGCTGGGCATCTACCCGGAAGGGACCCGCAGTCCCGACGCCCGGTTGTACCGCGGCAAGGTGGGCGTAGCCAGGCTCGCCCTGCAGTCGCGGGTACCCGTCATACCGGTAGCGATGATCGGCACCGAGAAAGTGCAGCCGATCGGCAAGCGACTGCCCAACATCCGCCGGATCGGGATCATCTTCGGGCAGCCCCTGGACTTCAGCCGCTACTACGGCATGGAAGATGACAGGGTCATCCAACGCGCTGTGACAGACCAGATCATGTACGAACTGATGCGGCTTTCCGGCCAGGAATATGTGGACGAGTACGCTGCGGTGGTCAAAGCACGGCTGGCGGGCAAGGGGCCCGAGCCGGTGCACAAGGTTGAAGCCGCAGAGGAGTCGCCGAGTGATATTGCCGAAGACCGCGATGAGCCCGTAGCCGAGCCCGGCGATGACACTGCCGGGGGTTCCGGGAAACTGTGA
- a CDS encoding class II 3-deoxy-7-phosphoheptulonate synthase, which produces MTELSANPAPSAADPLASTAQSGAADYPGLDAWRDLPISQQPSWADQEVFKATVKELSIVPPLVFAGEVDVLRDRLAAAAQGKAFLLQGGDCAETFEAATADKISARVKTILQMAVVLTYGAAMPVIKMGRMAGQFAKPRSSNDETRNGVTLPAYRGDIVNGYDFTPESRAHDAGRMLQAYRTSASTLNLIRAFTQGGFADLRLVHQWNKGFTENPAHARYESLARDIDRAIKFMDSCGADFEALKRVEFFASHEALLLDYERALTRIDSRTGLPYDTSAHFLWIGERTRELDHAHVDFLSRVRNPIGVKLGPGTSGDDALRLIDKLDPNREPGRLTFITRMGAKNIREKLPAVVERVTASGAQVLWVTDPMHGNTVTSPNGYKTRNFDDVIDEVRGFFEVHHSLGTVPGGLHVEMTGDDVAECLGGADPIDQDAFLDRYESVCDPRLNHMQSLEMAFLVAGALAKR; this is translated from the coding sequence GTGACTGAGCTATCCGCGAACCCCGCACCATCAGCAGCAGATCCGCTTGCGAGCACCGCCCAGAGCGGCGCGGCGGACTACCCCGGGCTCGACGCCTGGCGGGACCTGCCCATTTCCCAGCAGCCTTCATGGGCAGACCAGGAAGTCTTCAAGGCCACGGTCAAGGAACTCTCGATCGTGCCGCCGCTGGTTTTTGCCGGCGAGGTGGACGTCCTGCGGGACCGTTTGGCTGCGGCAGCGCAGGGCAAGGCCTTCCTCTTGCAGGGCGGTGACTGCGCGGAGACTTTCGAGGCAGCCACGGCTGACAAGATCAGCGCCCGGGTCAAGACCATCCTGCAGATGGCCGTTGTCCTCACCTACGGTGCCGCCATGCCCGTCATCAAGATGGGCCGCATGGCCGGCCAGTTCGCCAAGCCCAGGTCCTCGAACGACGAGACCCGAAACGGCGTGACCCTCCCGGCTTACCGGGGAGACATCGTCAACGGCTACGACTTCACCCCTGAGTCACGCGCGCACGACGCCGGAAGGATGTTGCAGGCCTACCGCACGTCTGCTTCCACGCTCAACCTCATCCGTGCGTTCACGCAAGGCGGCTTTGCTGACCTTCGCCTGGTGCACCAGTGGAACAAGGGCTTCACCGAGAACCCTGCACACGCACGCTACGAGTCCCTGGCCCGCGACATCGACCGTGCCATCAAATTCATGGATTCCTGCGGGGCTGACTTCGAAGCCCTCAAGCGGGTGGAGTTCTTCGCCAGCCACGAGGCCCTCCTGCTCGACTACGAGCGGGCCCTCACCCGCATCGACTCGCGCACCGGCCTGCCCTACGACACGTCGGCGCATTTCCTTTGGATCGGCGAGCGGACCCGCGAACTCGATCACGCCCACGTGGACTTCCTGTCCCGGGTCCGCAACCCCATTGGCGTCAAGCTTGGCCCCGGCACGTCCGGCGACGACGCCCTGCGGTTGATCGACAAGCTGGACCCGAACCGCGAACCCGGCCGCCTGACATTCATCACCCGCATGGGCGCCAAGAACATCCGCGAGAAGCTGCCCGCCGTCGTCGAACGCGTGACTGCCTCGGGCGCCCAGGTGCTCTGGGTGACTGATCCGATGCACGGCAATACCGTCACCTCGCCCAACGGCTACAAGACCCGTAACTTTGACGACGTCATTGATGAAGTCCGCGGCTTCTTCGAAGTGCACCACTCCCTCGGCACGGTCCCCGGCGGCCTGCACGTCGAGATGACCGGTGACGACGTTGCCGAGTGCCTGGGCGGCGCCGATCCGATCGACCAGGACGCTTTCCTGGACCGTTACGAATCCGTTTGCGATCCGCGTTTGAACCACATGCAGTCGCTGGAGATGGCATTCCTGGTGGCAGGGGCCCTCGCTAAGCGGTAG